In the Periophthalmus magnuspinnatus isolate fPerMag1 chromosome 11, fPerMag1.2.pri, whole genome shotgun sequence genome, ATGTATTCTCACAgatgtatgcagatgatgcaATCATCTACACTCAAGCAAAAAATGTTCAGCAAGCTGCTGATGACCTCACAGATGCTTTATCATCTGTGCATAACTGGTTTAAGGACTCGTGCCTCTTgttaaacaccacaaaaacagcATGTATGCACTTCTCAAAATGtcatactgaactaaagcaatcaAATGTCTTTCTTAACGGAACAGAACTTGATCTGGTCACTGGGGTTATCCTAGACCCAACATTGTCACATAAAAACGTTTTCAGggtaattcaattcaataatcAGGATTTTTGTCACATCCAGAATAACTTAAACAGGAGTACTGCTAAAACTTATTTCTACTCTATGATTATCTCTCACATGGACTATTGTTTAACTACTTGACCTCTTGCCTCCCCACATCACTTAAAACTATTGAtaacctttatttaaaaaaaaggccTAAAAATCCATTTCCCATCACCACTGTCATGTTCTGAAAAAGCATATGCTATTGGTCTTTAACAACATGGTCAAACTTAAAAGAGCTTACCTAATTTATAAGGTCCTACACTCCCTCACACCACCGTTAAAGAACTACATTATACATAAAAACAATTTTGCAAAGACCACACAAGCCATCACCAGATGTGACCTGTGACCCCCACAGACggaccacctttggtcagaatgtGTTATCTATCCAAGGTGGAAACCTGTGGAAAAGCTTCCCGGTAACCCTGAAAGAATGTCCCACGTACAattcttttaaagctcaaatgaaaaatTGGTTATGGTCAAATCAAACATGCACTCATCTATAGTGTCAATAGGATTTTAACATGCATATTTGCAAGTAtgggcaaaatatgaagggggtataaaatgtaattgttttgaatGGCTGGCagaactgactgaaataatggaaactgtgcaatgagtggaatgtgtaattaagggaactgtgcaatgagtggaatgtgcaattgtGGGAAGTGTAgtgtgcagtttttattttggcccttttgtgaccccagcccttgggatgacagatggaaattagcgtTTGGCTGTAATCCGGtgtatttacattcatgttgcaTCATTTCTGTTCATTAccatgcactgtcccaatcaaataaataaataaaattctatTCACCATAACATTTTTgccatgtcatctgacctctgactgCGTGTCTTGGACTCTCGggtgaggagggggcagagctgtcaaatTACATAGTATTTGGAGTTAAATGATGGCTATAACTAAACTAATAGATATttacatccattcattttcttccacttatccggggccgggttgtgggggcagcagtctcaacagtgactcccagatttccctcaccccagacatgccCCCAACTCCTTCGGTgtgaccccaaggcgttcccaggccagccgagagacatagtctctctagcatgtcctgggtcttccccggggcctcctcccagcgggacatgcccgaaacacctccctagggaggcgtcggggaggcatcctgaacagaagcccgaaccacctcagctggctcctcttctcGATGTGGAgtagcagcggctctactccaagctcctcccatgtgactgagctcctcaccctatctctaagggagcacccagccaccctgtggaggaaactaaTTTCAGCCCCTTTTATCCCCAATCTTGTCCTTGAGGCAAAGACattccacccacccagagatggcaagccacctttttccagtcgagaagcacagcctcagatttggaggagctgattctcatcccagccgcttcacactcggcttgATAGATGGCTTCATCGAGACAGGAGCTGCAGCaggccccagtgcctgctgcaggtccttaccttgatgaagccatcaggacatcattatccgcaaacagcagagatgagatccctTGGTCCCTGAACCGTACCCCCCCTGgaccctggctgcacctagaaattctgtccataaatacaatgaacagaatcaGTGACAAACGGCAACCCTGGTAGAGTCCAACATGCATCCAGAAccggtctgacttactgccggcaatgcaagcacagctcctgctccgatCATATAGGGACCGGACAgaccttagcaaagggccccggaccccatacaaCCTGGATCACCCCCGTAAGGGCATCACAAGGGACACAGTCATAAAACAGCATGTGAAAATAAACAGCAACAACAGTTTTATCATAGATCaacatatgttttattttctttctgttcATCATCATTGTTTTTGTCTTGGAACAGACTTGAATCACAGAACTGAGAACAGAATGTTAACACACAGCTTTACGTGTTGCACAAATAGAAGGAGCATATTGTGAGCAAAAGTAATCATTCCAATTTTTGACAATTAACACACAGTGTTCTGTTCCTAGCTTGTTGTTAGGCTCTTCGCTATTCCACAACTGAAAACGCAGTGGACAACCATCAGACCACATCCACGCCCCTTCCAAGTGGATGTCACTGAGTCCAATCCAAGTTTGTCCCAGAGTGTGATCAAAATTCTGGATCAAATTCTTCACAAAGTTGTTCTCTTCCACGCTGTGGATGGACACCAGGTTGGCGCCCTGGGACACACATTGCAGCTCTGCATCAGCCCAGGTCATAAGAGTGGCCACGTACTTGTAACAGCGACCGTTATAGCTGTACCAGAACATGGGACAGTCCCCGCGCTCAAGCTTCACTTGTTGGAGCTCTGAAGGAGCGGCCAAACCCAGGGACACACCCAGGAGCAGCAGGAAGACGCTGAAGAACTGCATGGTGTTCATCTCAAAAGCAGATTGATGATGATTTGCCAAACTGTGAGAGGTATTTTATAGGCTTTGTATACAGTAGACTTTGACCTAATTTATGCCAACACAAATGATCAAAGGTTAGAAAACATGTAATCAAACACTGATGTTTATGAGCTAACTTTGAATCAATTTCCAATAAATCATGAGGAAGTTGTAATTGAGCTTCAGTCACCTGTCACTGAAGCATAAACGTAGTTCATTATGGTTCATAATATTTACTATGGcccatgtgtttttgtgtattttacaaTGTTGATACACACTGTATAATTGGTAGATttgattctttctttctttttcttttttttttcttttatttatccaGCTCCAGCTTCACTTCATGGAGCTCTTTAGTACCACTGCTCACATAAATGGAATAATTTAATGTTTATAATTTAATTCACCCCAAGAAAATGACATTGACATTGCAGACATACTTTTAATGAGTATGCTATGCTCATGCTATTTCAGAAAAATGACTGTATGTTAGATAACCTATAAGACaacaaatactcatacatgtcaTTCAAAgactattttattgttttttgcttGTGTAATAAATTTGGGAGTTAAATGTTACTGACAGACAGGTTTGTGTGATGCACAGATGAACGGAAATGTATTGAAACATCTGCTGTCATTCCACTTTTCtcccctaaccctaaaccccaACCCAAGCCCCTAACTTTAAACCCCAATCACAACTCTAGCCCCTAACCTTAAACTCCAACTTCAACCCCAACCCTAGCCCTTAACCCTAAACTCCAACTCCAGTCCCTGACCCTAAACCCCAACACTAGCCCCTAACCCTTAACCCCACCCCCCAACCCTAGCCCCTAACCTGGGGGGctgtaatgttttaaaatattgcaGTCCTGTGTGCTGTGTTCAGTCATGTAATTGTCATTGTAATTTAGGTCTGAACTATCTTTGAGAGCTTGTGTTTTCACTACAAGCATAATTTATTACAGCTCTCTGCACTACATCAGCGTGAACAATGCGTGGGCGACAAGACTTATGGAGcatttacttttacattgtACTGAGCTCTGGTAAATTTTGTGTCATAGGCAGTTAATCGTAATTTTAGCTatcattttaaagacattttttttttttttattaaaagatGTCGGGATATGATTTGTTTGCTCTCAATGCAATTTATATAAAGAGGTGCATGGACAGGATTATGggaaataaagttaaaacctgAGGTCGGGGGTTCCAACACCTCttcttcagaatcagaataaaagttttattgtcagtaaacaaaattcacaaattagGAAATGAATAAGAGACTAgactgaataaaaatacaaacaaatcaaatattctTGTTTAAGGCTAATGATTATGATGATACCAATTATTTTAGTGTAGAATTGCTTAGTGTAGTTTAATGTAGTGATCAGTTGTACAGTTGTACCACAAATACTGCTCTAACCCTAACATTTGGGAACTTTATAAAATGGAGAGGGAGGTTAGATATTGCTTAGCTTACTACTCATTGccaaatataataaacatatgAACAAGAACCTTATCTGCACTGTCTTCCAAAcaagaaaatgtgttgttgtttttttcattttggtgccTCATCAAAATGAATTGGATAGAATTTTTATATCTTATACCAAGTTGTGTGCACAGCAATTCTAAATAAGTCACTTCTGAAAAGGTCCTCAAGAAAGTTTTATGGGCGCTGTCACGATCTTCCTCCACATTTAGATTGACAATCACTCTCCACAATGTCTCTAGATCTTTTCTCGGCAATAAATGTTTTAACCTGGTTTTTAAGTCTTTTAAAGAAAATTATTATTCCTCTAGCCATGATCTATAGAAGTGTTTGACCCTGACTGACCAATGGAGCATGTGGGAAGAGGCAGTAAGTACTAATGGCTACATTACTATGCAATTTTATAGAAGTATttaaaaatccttgaaaatggtGTGCCTCAAGGCTTTGTGTTGGGTCCTCTCAACGTCACAAGATGCCCTTGAATGTATGTAAGTTAGCATTAGATTGTTTAATTGTTGTAAAACTGCAATTAAACAATTAAGCAACATACAACACATTATATAGAATTATATAGAATCAATTAAATTTTGACCACTATTAGGGTTAATCCAGACTTTGAATAAGACTACAACAATATCATAGTagttcaaacaaaaaaaatgtaaaaagacaaagtttaaatctgtcaaatggacaaatcgttgtaagagtgaagacatttaactgctcatccaagccgctttgtcctttgggtgaaccagtttttgtcttaaagtgtttgtgggtttgaaaaagacaggaatctcatactgtctgaaaattctctgtagtttttcagacacacccgttGTGGGTGCTGGGTTTAGATTCCCtgttgtcttgtttttcaaTTTGTAATTTATTATACAACACAAATCCCTGCTTATGATAACTTGTTAAATTAGTTTGGTCAGGTTTAGGagctatggtcatgagctctgggtaatgactgaaaggacaaggttGCGGAtgcaagtggctgaaatgggtttcctccgcagagtggctgggcgcacccttagggatagggtgaggagctcagtcacacgggaggagctcggagtagagccgctgctcctacatgttgcgaggagccagctgagttggctcgggcatctgctcaggatgcctcctggacgcctccctagggaggtgttctgggcatgtcccaccggaaggaggccccggggaagacccaggacatgctggagggactatgtctctcggctggcctgggaacgccttgggatcccaccggagaagctggaggacgtgtctggggtgagggaagtttgggagtccctgcttagactgctgctcccgcgacccggctctggataagcggaagaaaatggatggatggatggtttagGAGCTTGATATTAGgaaaaacaataaatcaataaatgtaCTTACTGGTTGTTGATGCATTTAATGTCACATATAAAAGTACATTACTACACTCCAaatgctgaagtaaatatcaGACCTTTTACTGCAGCATACGCAAAGTGATGGTGTGTAAAGtgattttaagtttaaaaatttaagtttaaaacatttattgagatttgtgaaaaataaataaataatgtgttttaatgcatcatccaaattatttatTGAAGTATTACTTAACGccccattttaaaatcaaacctGAATTTAACCTGTCCACAGTCAGATGACTTCctggtccctctgtctctctaatTCTTCTCTGGTTTATTGTTGCCATCGTGAATCCTCTCTTCTGGAATCCACTGATAACGGCTTCTGTCCTTAGCTAAACTTCAAGTGAACAAACTTGGAGTGGTCTAAATCTACTCCAAACCTGTTTTCTGAAACAGGAAATGCTGAGTGGGACTTGTCTGAGTTGGATAACCTCGAGTCAAGAAATAAACTCATTGGTGGTTCAACCCACTTTGTGAAATAGGACTAAAGCCTTGTGTCTTCTGTTAACCTCAAGGTTTACGATCTCAAAGTCTTCTAGCCTTTTtagtgaaacagaaaacactgagtTTGTGTTTGTATCTCAGGAGAGATTAACCCTGAGTTAACTCTTAAACCCAGAGGTAATTGGGCTTCCTGAAACATGGCCTGTGAGTACTGTAGTTGCAATTGATAACagcatgtaaaaataaacagcagcaACAGTTGTAATATAGACCaacatatgttttattttctttctatttATCATGATTGTTTTTTCTTGGAACACACTTAAATCACAGAACTGAAAACAGGATGTTAACACACAGGTTTACGTGTTGCACAAACAGACGGAGCATTTTCTGAGCAACGGAAATCATTCCAGTTTTTTTCTGCAGACCAGTTGATCACCACACAGTGTTCATTTCCAGCAACATTGTTAGGCTCTCCGCTATTCCACAACTGAAAACGCAGTGGCCAACCATCAGACCACATCCAGTATTGTTCCTTGTGGATGTCACTGAGTCCAATCCAAGTTTCTCCCTGTTTGTGATCAAAATTTTTGATCAAATTCTTCACAAAGTTGTTCTCTTCCACGCTGTGGATGGACACCAGGTTGGCGCCCTGGGACACACATTGCAGCTCTGCATCAGCCCAGTTCGTATGAGTGGCCACGTACTTGTAACAGCGACCGTTATAGCTGTACCAGAACATGGGACAGCCCCCGCGCTCCAGTTTCACTTCTTGGAGCTCTGAAGGAGCGGCCAAACCCAGGGACACACCCAAGAGCAGCAGGAAGACGCTGAAGAACTGCATGGTGTTCATCTCAAATGATAATGGTTAGCCAAACTGTGAGAGGTATTTTATAGGCTGAGTATGTAGTAGACTTTGACCTAATTTGTGCCAacacaaataa is a window encoding:
- the LOC117378856 gene encoding lactose-binding lectin l-2-like; its protein translation is MQFFSVFLLLLGVSLGLAAPSELQEVKLERGGCPMFWYSYNGRCYKYVATHTNWADAELQCVSQGANLVSIHSVEENNFVKNLIKNFDHKQGETWIGLSDIHKEQYWMWSDGWPLRFQLWNSGEPNNVAGNEHCVVINWSAEKNWNDFRCSENAPSVCATRKPVC
- the LOC117378857 gene encoding lactose-binding lectin l-2-like, which translates into the protein MNTMQFFSVFLLLLGVSLGLAAPSELQQVKLERGDCPMFWYSYNGRCYKYVATLMTWADAELQCVSQGANLVSIHSVEENNFVKNLIQNFDHTLGQTWIGLSDIHLEGAWMWSDGCPLRFQLWNSEEPNNKLGTEHCVLIVKNWNDYFCSQYAPSICATRKAVC